A genomic stretch from Insulibacter thermoxylanivorax includes:
- a CDS encoding chromate transporter, with protein sequence MIYLQLFVVFLIVGLLSFGGGYAMVPLLHEFIVDRSGWMNGAEFTDMVAIAGMSPGPIAANSAAIVGYHQAGLLGSVIATAGIVFPSFVIILIAAGLMMRMRGKGELLQSAFYGLRPAITGLIVYAAVAMAWNNGLIAPWSWHTISQLLIFAGCLIALLLFRMHPVIVILVSGVVGAVLYS encoded by the coding sequence TTGATCTATTTGCAATTGTTTGTTGTTTTCCTCATCGTCGGGCTCCTCTCCTTCGGCGGCGGTTATGCCATGGTACCGCTTCTGCATGAATTCATCGTTGACCGCAGCGGCTGGATGAACGGCGCGGAATTCACCGATATGGTCGCGATCGCCGGCATGTCCCCCGGTCCGATTGCCGCCAACAGCGCGGCGATCGTCGGCTATCATCAAGCGGGACTCTTAGGAAGCGTGATCGCGACAGCGGGCATCGTCTTTCCTTCCTTCGTGATCATCCTCATAGCGGCTGGACTGATGATGCGGATGCGGGGCAAGGGCGAACTGCTGCAATCGGCGTTCTATGGACTTAGACCGGCGATTACCGGTCTGATCGTCTATGCGGCTGTCGCGATGGCGTGGAACAACGGTCTGATCGCACCTTGGTCCTGGCATACGATCAGCCAGCTGCTGATCTTCGCTGGGTGCCTGATTGCTCTGCTCCTCTTCCGAATGCACCCCGTCATCGTCATCCTTGTCTCCGGTGTGGTCGGCGCGGTACTATATAGCTGA